From Pedobacter indicus, a single genomic window includes:
- the ilvA gene encoding threonine ammonia-lyase IlvA, giving the protein MNERSDLKIDSVSALKRIQSVINRTPLQKNARLSKKYEASIYLKREDMQVVRSYKLRGAFNKISRLTNDERKKGVVCASAGNHAQGFAFSCKNQQIKGVIFMPSHTPKQKIDQTAMFGGDFIEIILVGDTFDDCLREALIYTDQHEMTFIPPFDDSAVIEGQGTVGVEILEDLPDVDIVLLPIGGGGLASGVGHYFHEAKSDTVCYGVEPLGAACMQSAFSAKEPITLDHINTFVDGAAVKRAGTLTFAYCQKYISRIELVPEGKVCSTILELYNHEAIVAEPAGALTVAALDAYKDVIKGKKVACIVSGGNNDFDRMAEIKELSLQYEGKKHYFLVNFPQRPGALRLFVTEVLGEHDDITRFEFIKKTERERGPALVGIELRSPEDYDSLVERMKEKRFDFKEINRDQTLFEYLI; this is encoded by the coding sequence ATGAACGAACGTTCAGATTTAAAGATAGATTCAGTGAGTGCGTTGAAACGTATTCAATCTGTCATCAATAGAACCCCTCTGCAAAAAAACGCAAGATTATCGAAGAAATACGAAGCATCAATCTATTTGAAGCGCGAAGACATGCAGGTGGTCCGCTCTTATAAATTAAGGGGTGCTTTTAATAAGATTTCTAGATTAACAAACGACGAACGTAAGAAGGGAGTCGTTTGTGCTAGTGCAGGCAACCATGCCCAAGGATTTGCTTTTTCCTGTAAAAACCAACAAATCAAAGGCGTAATTTTCATGCCTAGTCATACACCTAAGCAAAAGATAGATCAAACAGCCATGTTCGGCGGTGACTTCATCGAGATTATTCTTGTCGGAGATACTTTTGATGATTGCTTACGTGAAGCATTAATTTACACGGATCAGCATGAGATGACTTTTATCCCGCCATTTGATGACTCAGCCGTCATAGAAGGACAAGGGACTGTTGGTGTTGAGATATTAGAAGACTTACCAGATGTTGATATAGTTTTGCTTCCCATTGGCGGTGGCGGACTAGCCTCCGGCGTTGGACACTATTTTCATGAAGCTAAGTCGGATACGGTTTGCTATGGAGTAGAACCGCTTGGTGCAGCATGCATGCAGTCGGCATTCTCCGCTAAAGAACCAATTACTTTAGATCATATTAATACGTTCGTAGACGGTGCCGCGGTAAAAAGAGCGGGCACGCTGACCTTTGCATATTGTCAAAAATATATTTCGCGGATCGAACTTGTACCAGAAGGAAAAGTCTGCTCTACTATTCTAGAATTATATAACCACGAAGCAATCGTCGCGGAACCCGCCGGGGCGCTTACTGTCGCAGCATTAGATGCTTATAAAGATGTCATTAAGGGCAAAAAGGTAGCTTGCATCGTGAGTGGAGGAAATAACGACTTTGATCGGATGGCTGAAATCAAAGAACTATCTCTTCAATATGAAGGGAAAAAACACTATTTCTTGGTTAATTTCCCACAGCGTCCAGGCGCTTTGCGTTTATTTGTTACTGAAGTATTGGGTGAACACGATGATATTACTCGATTTGAGTTTATCAAAAAAACAGAGAGGGAGCGTGGACCGGCCTTAGTAGGAATCGAATTACGGTCACCTGAAGATTACGATTCCTTAGTAGAACGAATGAAAGAAAAGCGATTTGATTTTAAAGAAATCAATCGTGATCAGACTCTCTTCGAATATCTAATTTAG
- the leuD gene encoding 3-isopropylmalate dehydratase small subunit, with amino-acid sequence MATKIFKNIESSAVPLPTENIDTDQIIPARFLKATTREGFGENLFRDWRYDSENNPRAEFVLNDDTYSGNILVAGKNFGCGSSREHAAWALGDYGFDVIISSFFADIFKGNALNNGILPIQVSEEFLQSIFTEIYKDSDASIKVDLEAQEITLIPTGETAKFEINPYKKACLLNGYDDIDFILSNKDKIEEYELRRQYV; translated from the coding sequence ATGGCAACAAAAATATTTAAAAACATAGAATCCTCGGCAGTACCATTGCCGACAGAAAATATAGACACCGATCAAATTATCCCAGCGCGTTTTCTAAAAGCGACAACGCGCGAAGGTTTTGGAGAAAACCTGTTTCGCGACTGGCGTTACGATTCAGAGAATAATCCAAGAGCCGAATTTGTATTAAATGATGACACTTACTCGGGAAACATTTTGGTTGCTGGTAAAAACTTTGGATGCGGGAGTAGTCGTGAACATGCAGCATGGGCATTAGGCGATTATGGGTTCGATGTGATAATCAGCAGCTTCTTTGCTGATATCTTTAAGGGGAACGCGCTAAATAACGGTATCCTGCCCATCCAAGTATCTGAGGAGTTTTTGCAAAGCATCTTTACAGAAATCTATAAAGACTCCGATGCTTCAATTAAAGTGGATCTGGAAGCACAGGAAATAACTTTGATTCCTACGGGAGAAACTGCTAAATTTGAGATTAATCCCTACAAAAAAGCCTGTCTTTTAAATGGCTACGATGATATTGACTTTATTTTAAGTAACAAAGATAAAATTGAAGAATACGAGCTTAGACGCCAATATGTTTAA
- the leuB gene encoding 3-isopropylmalate dehydrogenase yields the protein MEKNILVIPGDGIGQEVTKWGKASLEKIADLYGHQFSFDEAIMGHVAIEATGSPLPEDTLNKAKNSDAILFGAIGHAKYDNDPSAKIRPEQGLLKIRKELGLYANLRPILLFDELLDASSLKPEILRGTDILFFRELTGDVYFGEKHKAEDGSFASDLMNYHRYEIERIAVKAFEAARLRSKRLCSVDKANVLETSRLWRDVVQEVSKQYPDVETEHMFIDNAAMQLVKNPRKFDVVLTANLFGDILTDEASQIAGSMGMLASASVGDGTGFFEPIHGSAHDIAGRNIANPLASILSAALMLEISFGLKEEAKAITNAVSDTLKAGYRTTDITNISTSKDYILGTADMGAKVLEAIEAQKQVVQ from the coding sequence ATGGAAAAAAACATTCTAGTAATTCCCGGAGATGGCATTGGACAGGAGGTAACAAAATGGGGCAAAGCTTCGCTTGAGAAAATTGCGGATTTATACGGTCACCAATTTTCGTTCGATGAGGCTATCATGGGACATGTAGCAATAGAAGCAACCGGTTCTCCCCTACCTGAAGACACTCTGAACAAAGCTAAAAACAGTGACGCTATTCTTTTCGGTGCAATTGGTCATGCAAAATATGATAACGATCCGTCAGCTAAAATACGCCCAGAGCAGGGCTTATTGAAAATAAGAAAGGAATTAGGATTGTATGCTAATTTACGCCCGATTCTACTCTTTGATGAATTACTGGATGCTTCAAGTCTTAAGCCTGAAATTTTAAGAGGTACGGATATTCTCTTTTTCCGTGAATTGACGGGTGATGTATATTTCGGTGAAAAACATAAAGCCGAAGACGGAAGTTTTGCATCTGACTTGATGAATTACCATCGTTATGAAATAGAACGGATAGCGGTAAAAGCATTTGAAGCGGCGCGTTTGAGAAGTAAACGCCTATGTTCGGTGGATAAAGCGAATGTCTTAGAAACTTCGCGTTTGTGGAGAGATGTAGTTCAAGAAGTAAGCAAGCAGTATCCGGATGTCGAAACTGAACACATGTTTATCGATAATGCAGCGATGCAGCTGGTTAAGAATCCTCGAAAATTTGATGTGGTTCTGACCGCTAATTTATTCGGCGATATCCTGACGGATGAAGCTTCGCAGATTGCCGGTTCTATGGGTATGTTAGCTTCCGCATCCGTTGGTGATGGTACAGGTTTCTTTGAGCCTATACACGGTTCAGCTCATGATATCGCTGGCCGAAACATTGCAAACCCACTCGCTTCCATCCTATCTGCAGCTCTGATGTTAGAGATCAGTTTTGGGTTGAAAGAAGAAGCTAAAGCGATTACAAATGCGGTTTCTGATACGCTAAAGGCAGGCTACCGAACAACCGATATCACCAATATTTCTACATCAAAAGATTATATTTTGGGTACGGCGGATATGGGTGCAAAGGTCCTTGAAGCAATCGAAGCTCAAAAGCAAGTCGTCCAATAG
- a CDS encoding 2-isopropylmalate synthase — protein MLHDPNHLYIFDTTLRDGEQVPGCQLSTPEKVEIGIELQRLGVDIVEAGFPVSSPGDYQSVVELSKNLKDVIICALTRANENDIKVAAESLQYAKRGRIHTGIGSSDMHIQYKFNSTREKILERAVAAVKYAKSLVEDVEFYAEDAGRADNEYLAKMIEAVIAAGATVVNIPDTNGYCLPHQYAAKIQYLKENVKNIDNAIISVHCHNDLGLATANSISGVLAGARQVECTINGIGERAGNTSLEEVAMIVQVHQNAFDGLKTNINSKQFTAISRKVASMMHMPVQPNKAIVGRNAFAHSSGIHQDGFLKHRENYEIIKPEDVGLDEADIILTARSGRHALKHHLERIGFQLEKGELDIVYHKFLDLADGKKNITDDDLTDLVNKTTLNA, from the coding sequence ATGTTACATGATCCAAATCACCTCTATATTTTTGACACAACGCTTCGCGATGGCGAACAAGTACCGGGATGTCAATTAAGCACCCCTGAGAAAGTTGAAATTGGAATAGAACTACAGCGATTAGGTGTCGATATTGTAGAAGCAGGTTTTCCTGTATCGAGTCCGGGCGATTATCAAAGCGTCGTTGAACTATCTAAAAACTTAAAAGATGTAATTATTTGTGCGTTGACCCGTGCTAATGAGAACGACATCAAAGTTGCAGCAGAATCACTGCAATATGCAAAAAGAGGCAGGATTCATACAGGTATTGGTTCATCTGACATGCATATCCAGTACAAATTTAACAGTACGCGTGAAAAGATCTTGGAACGCGCCGTAGCTGCAGTCAAATATGCAAAATCATTGGTTGAAGATGTAGAATTCTACGCAGAAGACGCTGGGCGTGCCGATAACGAATATTTGGCAAAGATGATTGAAGCTGTAATTGCTGCGGGCGCAACCGTGGTAAATATCCCAGATACAAATGGTTACTGCTTACCGCATCAATATGCTGCCAAGATCCAATACTTGAAAGAAAATGTAAAAAACATTGATAATGCGATTATTTCCGTTCATTGCCATAATGATTTGGGATTAGCAACTGCCAATTCAATCAGCGGTGTATTGGCAGGCGCCCGACAGGTCGAGTGTACGATCAACGGTATTGGTGAGCGGGCAGGGAATACCTCTTTAGAGGAGGTCGCTATGATCGTCCAGGTTCATCAGAATGCTTTTGATGGTCTAAAAACAAACATCAATAGCAAACAATTTACCGCTATCAGCCGTAAGGTTGCGAGCATGATGCATATGCCTGTTCAACCTAATAAAGCGATTGTGGGACGAAACGCTTTTGCTCATAGTTCTGGAATTCATCAAGACGGGTTCTTGAAGCATCGCGAAAATTATGAGATTATCAAACCAGAGGACGTCGGGTTGGACGAAGCGGACATCATCTTAACTGCACGAAGTGGCCGACATGCGTTAAAACATCATTTGGAGCGCATTGGTTTCCAACTAGAAAAAGGAGAATTGGATATTGTATACCATAAGTTCCTAGACTTAGCGGACGGAAAAAAGAACATCACTGACGATGATTTAACTGACTTGGTAAATAAGACGACTTTAAACGCATAG
- the ilvN gene encoding acetolactate synthase small subunit: MTKQEYTLTIYTENKVGIIGRIVILFSRKKINIESISGSPSEVAGIFRFTILINESEEVVRKVCRQLEKQVDILKAYFNTNSEIVWQEQALFKVATEKVTEGADVERLARIYGARAVVIRNDYTVFETSGHTEDIDKLTEALANFGLIEFVRSGRIAIIKNSEGFHKKLKEFEREEPAPEVKENEFLDKQDKVFTM, encoded by the coding sequence ATGACAAAGCAAGAATATACATTAACCATCTATACCGAAAATAAGGTTGGAATTATCGGCAGAATCGTTATCTTATTCTCCCGAAAAAAGATCAATATAGAAAGTATCAGCGGTTCACCGTCGGAAGTCGCTGGAATTTTTCGCTTTACTATTTTAATCAATGAAAGTGAAGAGGTGGTTAGAAAAGTGTGTCGACAACTCGAAAAACAAGTTGATATCTTGAAAGCGTATTTCAACACCAACAGTGAAATTGTCTGGCAAGAGCAAGCTCTTTTTAAAGTTGCTACCGAAAAAGTAACTGAAGGAGCTGATGTTGAACGCCTAGCTAGGATATACGGAGCACGCGCAGTAGTGATTAGAAATGATTACACGGTATTTGAAACTTCAGGACATACTGAAGATATTGACAAGCTGACAGAAGCATTGGCCAACTTCGGTTTAATTGAATTTGTACGAAGTGGACGAATTGCGATCATTAAAAATAGTGAAGGCTTCCATAAGAAACTCAAGGAGTTTGAGCGTGAAGAACCAGCTCCAGAAGTGAAAGAGAATGAGTTTCTGGATAAGCAGGACAAAGTTTTCACGATGTAA
- the leuC gene encoding 3-isopropylmalate dehydratase large subunit, with the protein MGKTLFDKIWDNHVVSNREGFPDILYIDTHFIHEVTSPQAFNGLRERNIPVFRPKQTVATADHNVPTINQHLPIQEELSRVQVDMLTKNCDEFGIELYGLGHPFQGIVHVIGPELGITRPGGTYVCGDSHTSTHGAFGSIAFGIGTSQVEQVLATQCLLQQKPKRMKIEVNGELQKGVGAKDIILYIISQISAAGGTGYFVEYAGDTIRSLSMEGRMTICNMSIEMGARGGLIAPDQTTFDYIKGRKFAPQGEEWDKALAYWETLYSDDDAEFDKILNFKAEDIEPMITYGTNPGMGIGISQNIPDRNEFDKQEQQSYLKSLDYMGLKDNEAMLGHHVDYVFIGSCTNSRIEDLRQVANFVKGKRKADNVTAWIVPGSKQVEQQAKEEGLDKIFVEAGFALREPGCSACLGMNEDKIPAGKYCISTSNRNFEGRQGPNSRTFLASPLMAAAAAVTGKVTDIREMI; encoded by the coding sequence ATGGGGAAAACATTGTTCGATAAGATTTGGGATAATCATGTGGTGAGTAATCGGGAAGGTTTTCCGGATATTTTATATATCGACACTCATTTTATCCATGAGGTAACTAGCCCGCAAGCCTTCAATGGCCTGCGAGAAAGAAATATTCCAGTTTTTAGGCCAAAGCAGACAGTAGCGACGGCTGATCATAATGTTCCAACTATAAACCAACACCTACCTATCCAGGAAGAGCTCTCGAGAGTACAGGTGGATATGTTAACGAAAAATTGTGATGAATTTGGAATCGAGCTCTACGGTTTAGGACATCCTTTTCAAGGGATTGTGCATGTTATCGGACCCGAGTTAGGCATAACCCGTCCGGGTGGAACTTACGTATGCGGAGACAGCCATACTTCAACACACGGTGCTTTCGGATCGATTGCTTTTGGTATCGGTACATCGCAGGTTGAGCAGGTTCTAGCTACTCAATGCCTGCTACAGCAGAAACCAAAAAGAATGAAAATTGAAGTGAATGGAGAACTGCAGAAAGGGGTAGGTGCCAAAGACATTATTTTATATATTATTTCACAAATTTCCGCAGCTGGTGGTACTGGGTATTTTGTTGAATATGCCGGTGACACTATTCGTTCATTAAGCATGGAAGGTCGGATGACGATCTGCAATATGAGTATTGAAATGGGTGCGCGCGGAGGTCTTATTGCCCCAGACCAGACAACATTTGACTATATAAAGGGTAGAAAGTTTGCTCCGCAAGGCGAAGAGTGGGACAAAGCATTGGCGTATTGGGAAACGCTTTATTCTGATGATGATGCCGAGTTTGACAAGATCTTAAATTTTAAAGCCGAAGATATTGAGCCCATGATCACATACGGAACCAATCCAGGAATGGGAATCGGTATCTCTCAAAATATTCCAGATCGGAATGAGTTCGATAAGCAAGAACAACAATCCTATCTAAAATCCTTGGACTACATGGGGTTGAAGGATAATGAAGCGATGCTCGGTCACCATGTTGATTATGTATTTATCGGAAGTTGTACGAATTCACGAATAGAAGATTTAAGGCAGGTCGCTAACTTTGTTAAAGGGAAGCGTAAAGCTGATAATGTAACTGCTTGGATTGTTCCTGGTTCGAAACAGGTTGAACAACAGGCTAAAGAGGAAGGTCTTGATAAGATCTTTGTTGAAGCTGGCTTCGCTTTGCGAGAACCGGGTTGTAGTGCTTGCTTAGGCATGAATGAAGACAAAATTCCAGCGGGGAAATACTGTATTTCTACTTCCAATAGAAATTTTGAAGGAAGACAAGGGCCGAATTCACGAACATTCTTAGCTAGTCCGTTGATGGCGGCGGCTGCAGCGGTTACTGGAAAAGTTACAGATATTAGAGAGATGATATAG
- the ilvC gene encoding ketol-acid reductoisomerase produces the protein MAKINFGGTIEEVVTREEFPLSKAQETLKDETIAVIGYGVQGPGQALNLKDNGINVIIGQRKDSKTWDKAVADGWVPGETLFEIEEAAEKGTIIQYLLSDAGQITLWPTIKKHLTAGKALYFSHGFGITYKDQTGIVAPEDVDVILVAPKGSGTSLRRLFLEGKGLNSSFAIHQDATGKARDRAIALGIGVGSGYLFETDFRKEVFSDLTGERGTLMGAIQGIFAAQYEVLRNNGHSPSEAFNETVEELTQSLMPLVAENGMDWMYANCSTTAQRGALDWWKKFRDATLPVFNELYDSVSTGKESQRSIDSNSKSDYRVKLDAELKELQDSEMWQAGKAVRSLRPENQTEEI, from the coding sequence ATGGCAAAAATTAATTTTGGTGGAACGATAGAAGAAGTTGTAACCCGGGAAGAATTCCCTTTGAGCAAGGCCCAAGAGACATTGAAAGACGAAACTATTGCAGTTATCGGATACGGTGTACAGGGACCGGGGCAAGCGTTGAATTTAAAAGACAATGGTATCAATGTTATTATTGGTCAACGTAAAGACTCAAAAACATGGGATAAAGCGGTTGCTGACGGCTGGGTACCAGGTGAAACTCTATTTGAAATTGAAGAGGCGGCTGAAAAAGGAACCATCATTCAGTATCTACTATCTGACGCAGGACAAATTACACTTTGGCCAACTATAAAAAAACATTTAACAGCTGGAAAAGCACTCTATTTTTCACATGGTTTTGGTATTACATACAAAGACCAAACAGGTATTGTAGCCCCCGAAGACGTTGATGTAATTTTGGTTGCTCCGAAAGGTTCTGGAACATCTTTACGTCGCTTATTCTTAGAAGGAAAAGGACTAAACTCTTCTTTTGCAATTCATCAAGATGCAACGGGCAAGGCGAGAGACCGCGCCATCGCCTTGGGTATTGGTGTTGGATCGGGTTATTTATTTGAAACTGACTTCCGGAAAGAAGTATTTTCTGATCTAACCGGTGAAAGAGGAACATTAATGGGTGCTATCCAAGGTATCTTTGCTGCTCAATATGAGGTGCTTCGTAATAACGGACACTCCCCTTCTGAGGCATTCAACGAGACTGTTGAGGAACTAACACAATCATTGATGCCTCTTGTGGCAGAAAATGGAATGGACTGGATGTACGCAAATTGCTCGACAACAGCTCAACGCGGTGCTCTAGACTGGTGGAAAAAATTCCGCGATGCTACCCTTCCGGTATTTAACGAGCTTTATGATAGCGTTTCGACTGGAAAAGAATCTCAAAGGTCAATTGACAGTAACAGCAAATCCGATTATCGCGTTAAACTTGATGCTGAACTAAAAGAACTTCAGGATAGCGAAATGTGGCAGGCTGGAAAGGCTGTACGTAGCCTTCGTCCTGAAAATCAGACAGAAGAGATCTAA